A single window of Rhodoligotrophos appendicifer DNA harbors:
- a CDS encoding FecCD family ABC transporter permease — translation MEQSNDVGRSRDAGDRRHVARRVIALLAVASVIVGMLSLSVGATGFSPGAALNALLALGGDQTAAEAIRRDVIILDIRLPRTLLGFLVGGTLAVSGVILQGLFRNPLADPGLIGVSSGAGLAAVIVLIGVPIFAPGLGERFGAFFLPVAAFLGALVTTILLYRIATRAGRTSVATMLLAGIAIAALAGALTGFLLFRSDDQQLRDLTFWSLGSLGGATMSKVAIAAPFVAASLAAIPYLADRLDALLLGEAEAGHLGVEVQIVKRVAILVVALGVGAAVAAAGPIGFIGIVVPHLLRLAIGPRHRSLMIASALLGGILLIAADMASRVVVAPAELPIGIITALIGAPFFLWLLLRRRSLLDL, via the coding sequence ATGGAACAAAGCAACGACGTTGGGCGCAGCCGGGACGCGGGCGACCGCCGCCACGTGGCGCGCCGGGTCATCGCTCTCTTGGCCGTCGCATCCGTTATTGTCGGCATGCTCTCCTTGAGCGTTGGTGCCACCGGCTTCTCCCCGGGCGCCGCTCTGAACGCCCTTCTGGCCCTCGGGGGAGACCAGACGGCTGCCGAGGCCATTCGTCGCGACGTCATCATCCTGGACATCAGGCTGCCCAGAACCTTGCTGGGTTTTCTCGTCGGCGGAACCCTGGCCGTGTCTGGAGTCATTCTCCAGGGTCTGTTCCGAAATCCCCTCGCTGATCCCGGTCTGATCGGCGTCTCTTCCGGGGCCGGTCTGGCCGCCGTCATCGTTCTGATCGGCGTCCCCATCTTCGCCCCCGGCCTTGGCGAGCGCTTCGGTGCCTTCTTCCTGCCGGTGGCGGCCTTTCTCGGGGCTCTCGTCACCACCATCCTGCTCTATCGCATCGCGACCCGGGCAGGCCGCACCTCGGTCGCCACCATGCTGCTGGCGGGCATCGCCATCGCAGCCCTAGCGGGCGCCCTGACCGGCTTCCTGCTGTTCCGCAGCGATGATCAGCAACTGCGCGACCTGACCTTCTGGAGCCTGGGCAGTCTCGGTGGCGCGACCATGAGCAAGGTGGCGATCGCCGCACCCTTCGTGGCCGCCTCCTTGGCGGCGATCCCCTATCTGGCGGACCGGTTGGACGCCTTGCTCCTGGGCGAGGCGGAGGCGGGTCATCTCGGCGTCGAGGTCCAGATCGTCAAGCGCGTGGCCATCCTGGTGGTGGCCCTGGGCGTCGGCGCGGCGGTCGCGGCCGCCGGTCCCATCGGCTTCATCGGCATCGTGGTGCCGCATCTTCTGCGGCTGGCGATTGGCCCGCGTCATCGCAGCCTCATGATCGCCAGCGCGCTGCTGGGCGGGATTCTCTTGATCGCCGCCGACATGGCCAGCCGCGTCGTCGTGGCCCCCGCGGAATTGCCCATCGGCATCATCACCGCCTTGATTGGTGCGCCCTTCTTCCTCTGGCTGCTGTTGCGCCGCCGCTCCCTGCTGGATCTCTGA